A segment of the Leptotrichia massiliensis genome:
TTCTTGTAAGATATAAAATTATCGTAACCTGCTATATCAGATATAATTTCAGCATTTTCACTATTTTTTACTTTATATGTGACAACTTTCCGTTCTTCATAATTTCCTTCATCATCACTTCTGTAATAATAATCTTTCCATGACTCTTTCACATCCAGCCCTTTTTCCAAATCTCCAAGAGTCGAATAAACTTCACCTTTTTCATTTTTGAAATTTAATTTTGCAATAGTGCTGTTGTCAGATATATATTGAAGCGTTGTATAAATTTGACTTCCTTCACTATTATTCAATTTTTGTGTAATTTTAGAAATTTTTCCATCTTTTAAAGCTCCGTATTTTACAAGCATTCTTTTTAATCTTTGACTTTGACTAAAATTACTTATATTTTTGGCACTAAGCGGAGTATAAACCGAAATGACTAAACAGGTAATTAAGCTTATGAAAATTCCTGTAATATTCATTTTTCTAATATATAAAATCATGCAGAAAAGTAGCCAGAATATTGAAATTAGTACATAATACCGATTCTCTGTAATTCCATATTGATACGTTCTTTGAAAAACTGCAAATAGTGAAGCAAAAATTAAGGGTATCGAAAAATATGGAAAATACTTCTTAAAGTTCTCAAAAAATTTATCTTTCTGTGTAAATGGCGTTATTAAAATCATAACAGCGACACTAAATGCTGTGTACCAAAGTACAAGGTGAGAAATTAATCCTTTTGGCAAATGCATGGATATAAGAACCTTCATCATATAAATATATAAAACACCTGTATAAATAATAATTAATGGAATAATTACAAATTTAATCAATAAATTAAAAATAAATGGAAATTCATAATTTTCAAGATTATCATCTGGTTTTTTCAATAAAGATAAAAACAATGATGCTCCAAATACTTCAGTTATAAACCAAAAAGAATACGTAGTCAGTCTAAAAAATAAACTATCGCCAGAATAAAAAAACAAATAATTTACTGTTGTCAGTATTATTTCAACACCAATCCAAAGAACTCCCGCAAAAATACCAGTTATAACGAAATTTGAAAATACTGACTGTAAATATTTTTCTTTATTCTCCTTTTTTTTCAAAATAGGAATTAATAAAAACAGAACTATTGAAATCGGAATCAATGTAAAATAATAAATATTGTAATAATCACTAGTTCGTAAATACTCTACAAAAACAATAATTGATACAGCAAATGTTATAACCGAATAAATACCTCTAACTAACCATCTATTTTGCTTATAAAAATATTTTTCATAAAGCATCTCACACATTGCTGTAATAAAAATACTTCCAAACAAAAGAAGATTAACTTCAACAAATTCATCAGACTGAAAACTCCTAACTTCAGCTATGTATATTCCTGTAATAAAGTGCAGAAAAGCTAAAATAATCGTTATTGGAAATCTCTCAACCCCACTTTTAAAATGCAAAAGAAGTTTCTTTACATTTTCTTTAATCTTTTTCATAAAAATCACCTCTTATCATATTTCAATTTCTTCTTTAAAATTCAATAAATCATTTATTTCATAATAATGATACCATATTTTTATTAAAAAAAAATGAGAAAATTATTTTATTTTCTTGTTTTCTACTTCAAAAAACTCAATAAAGTTATTTTCTAAATTTTTTATATATTATTTCTTTTTTATTTTCGCAGGATTGCTCATTGCCGCAAATCCTGGACCTATGGCTAGACTACGACTTTTATTTGCTCAACTCCGAAACTCCTCCTTCCTGTCGTCAAACAATCGTAGTTGAGCAAATAAAAGCTCCGTCGGTTTATTAAAACTAAAAAATTATATTTTGATTATTTGAAAATACTAGGTTTTTATTCATCATTAGAAAAATTTATAGTAAATCCGTTATTTAAATAGAGTTTAATATAACTAATACTTGGAATTTATTTTAGTATAATTACAAAAGATAATCTTATTAAAATAAATTCCAAGCAAAATTTCGTTAGAAGAAAAATAGCTGTTTGAGCTTTTGGAACAAATTTTAAATTAGATAAGATTGTTTGAATTAAAATTATTTATATTCAAAAGCGAGTTCTATTTTTCTTATATAAGAAAGTTTTGCGTAAAGCGGGGGTTGTAAGGGCATGGCGTTTGATGCCCTTACGTCAAAAAAGATTTAGAATTATAAATAAAAAAATAATAATTAATTAAAATATTCTAAAAAATAAGTAATTAAGAAAATAACTTAATTAAATAAGTAAAAATTTTGTTTAATGATTACAGAATGATAAAATTCAAATTTTAATTTTTTTATCTATTAAATAACAAGTCAATGTGATATAATTTGTCATAAAATATAAGTTATTTTATTTAAGTGGCAGATTTGGGGGAAAATATTAAGTAGAATATAATCAAAAGGGGGGTTATTATGAAAATAAAATATGTCATTATTTTTATAATGCTGTTAATTGCGGGAAATTTTTTAAGACTTTTAATTGAAGACAAAAATATTCCTAAAATTGAAATTAGTAAGGAAAAAAATTATAAAAAGGAAAAGGCTAAAAAAGATACCGATTTAACAAAAAGTAATGTGAAATTTGATATTAATAATATTGAATACAAAGATTTGCTAAAATTAGGAATTAATAAAAATAAAGCTGAAAGATTTATAAAATATAGAGATGAAGTTGGTATTATTAAAGATATTAATGAAGTAAAAAATATTTCAGGATTTGGAAAGTCTGGCTTGGAAATCGCACAAAAATTTTTGTTTGTAGATAATGAAAAAATTCAGGATTCAACCAAAAATTATGGACGTGAAATTACAAAATACAACATTAACAAGTTAAATGAAAAAGAATTAAAAAAAATAGGATTTACAAATAAGGAAATAAAAAAATTACTTCCTGAAATTGAAAAAAATAACATAAGATCGAATGTCGATTTAGAAAAGATTATTGGAAAAGAGCGTTATGCAGAAATTGAAGATAAAATAAAATTTATTGAATAAAATATAATGTATTATATTCAAAAAAATCTGCTGCTTAAAGAATCTAATTTATTACTACTTTTATTTTTATTAAATTACTAAATTTTATCCTTAATTATTCAGATTAATAATTTTTTTAATCTTGATTTTTATTTATCAGTTTCTTATTTTTAGATTATTTTGATACCATTAACTAAATATAGTTTCAATTTTACTCAAAAAAGCTCAAATTGTTATTTTTTCTTTAACGAAATTTTACTTATCATTTGAATTAATTAAACTAAAATTGTCGTGATTTTTTTGGAATAAAAACGATTGTTTGAGCGAAGTTTTACGTAGCGAGTTTCGTTTTTATTTCAGAAAAATTCTTAGACAAGCCGGGTTTGCAAAGGGGATGGCGACTGTTCCCCTTTGCTTTATAAAAAAGATAAAACATAAAAAAGCAGAAAAAATATTTACTACCAAAAATAACTTTTATCAATTTTAATTAAAAATCATTAATCTTAATATTTAAGTATTAATGTCATATAAAATTATAATATTGAACAGAATCAACTATAACAAAATCATTTTAAAATAAAAAAAGAGAAAGGGGATATATTTATGATAAAAAAAGTATTAATTGCAAATCGTGGGGAAATTGCGGTTAGAATTATTAGAGCCTGTAGAAACATGGGAATTTTGAGTGTTGCAATTTACTCAAAGGAAGATAAGGATAGTCTTCATATAAAATTGGCTGATCAAAGTATTTGCATTGGAGAAGGACCTGCAAGAAATAGTTATTTGAATAAGGAAAGTATCATTACGGCTGCCTTGAATGTGGGAGCAGATGCAATTCATCCTGGATACGGCTTTTTATCGGAAAATTCAG
Coding sequences within it:
- a CDS encoding DUF4153 domain-containing protein — translated: MKKIKENVKKLLLHFKSGVERFPITIILAFLHFITGIYIAEVRSFQSDEFVEVNLLLFGSIFITAMCEMLYEKYFYKQNRWLVRGIYSVITFAVSIIVFVEYLRTSDYYNIYYFTLIPISIVLFLLIPILKKKENKEKYLQSVFSNFVITGIFAGVLWIGVEIILTTVNYLFFYSGDSLFFRLTTYSFWFITEVFGASLFLSLLKKPDDNLENYEFPFIFNLLIKFVIIPLIIIYTGVLYIYMMKVLISMHLPKGLISHLVLWYTAFSVAVMILITPFTQKDKFFENFKKYFPYFSIPLIFASLFAVFQRTYQYGITENRYYVLISIFWLLFCMILYIRKMNITGIFISLITCLVISVYTPLSAKNISNFSQSQRLKRMLVKYGALKDGKISKITQKLNNSEGSQIYTTLQYISDNSTIAKLNFKNEKGEVYSTLGDLEKGLDVKESWKDYYYRSDDEGNYEERKVVTYKVKNSENAEIISDIAGYDNFISYKNVYNEDPINQENESEKYKIILKNKTITINSKDGAELAKINYEDAVKQIASKLRTSKLPVTNDTVYEVPQKDLEYIGTIGKINYKISLRSINEEIINGKPKDLYYEEFDFMFSEKK
- a CDS encoding helix-hairpin-helix domain-containing protein encodes the protein MKIKYVIIFIMLLIAGNFLRLLIEDKNIPKIEISKEKNYKKEKAKKDTDLTKSNVKFDINNIEYKDLLKLGINKNKAERFIKYRDEVGIIKDINEVKNISGFGKSGLEIAQKFLFVDNEKIQDSTKNYGREITKYNINKLNEKELKKIGFTNKEIKKLLPEIEKNNIRSNVDLEKIIGKERYAEIEDKIKFIE